One Euphorbia lathyris chromosome 1, ddEupLath1.1, whole genome shotgun sequence DNA segment encodes these proteins:
- the LOC136210610 gene encoding small ribosomal subunit protein uS7-like, whose product MAAAAAAVAAPLPPPPVNPDPTQPNIDVKLFNRWTFDDVEVADMSLSDYIGVQQAKHATYVPHTAGRYSVKRFRKAQCPIVERLTNSLMMHGRNNGKKLMAVRIVKHAMEIIHLLTDQNPIQVIVDAVINSGPREDATRIGSAGVVRRQAVDISPLRRVNQAIYLLTTGAREAAFRNIKTIAECLADELINAAKGSSNSYAIKKKDEIERVAKANR is encoded by the exons AtggcagcagcagcagcagctgtAGCGGCGCCCCTACCACCACCACCAGTTAACCCTGACCCTACTCAGCCTAACATCGATGTTAAGCTCTTCAACCGGTGGACTTTCGATGATGTTGAG GTCGCTGACATGTCTTTAAGCGATTATATTGGTGTCCAACAAGCCAAGCATGCAACTTATGTTCCACACACTGCTGGAAGGTACTCAGTGAAGCGCTTCAGGAAGGCCCAATGCCCTATCGTGGAGAGACTTACAAATTCACTGATGATGCACGGGAGGAATAATGGCAAGAAACTAATGGCAGTTAGGATAGTGAAACATGCCATGGAAATCATTCACCTTTTGACTGATCAGAATCCAATTCAAGTTATTGTAGATGCTGTGATTAATAG TGGTCCTCGTGAAGACGCAACTCGTATTGGATCTGCGGGTGTCGTTAGGCGTCAGGCTGTGGATATTTCTCCACTGAGGAGGGTGAATCAAGCTATTTATCTCCTTACAACAGGTGCTCGTGAAGCTGCTTTCAGGAACATCAAGACTATTGCAGAATGTTTGGCTGATGAGCTTATCAATGCTGCAAAAGGTTCCTCAAACAG CTATGCCATAAAGAAAAAAGATGAGATTGAAAGAGTTGCCAAAGCTAACCGTTAA